A genomic window from Triticum urartu cultivar G1812 chromosome 7, Tu2.1, whole genome shotgun sequence includes:
- the LOC125520503 gene encoding probable chromo domain-containing protein LHP1 gives MGRGKKDPWAARGSVDPVEEEEAAAVMEVEEEEEVKGDEEEEWNHEEDEAEEEEDEWEQEEEEEADEASAEEQPEEQRSPPKLAEGYYEIETIRRRRRRQNQVQYLVKWRGWPESANTWEPEENLKACSDFVEAFEKRQQPRSYGKRKRKRKISTAPVVSPNPSSQGRRGRPRRSDPRSLSQRPLPERKILPPRASSRRGTDNSNRNLVAGSDASVNVAPQQMLGQGATQEGSSNVLSVGLPSVVVHQQDEHQPASGVSKVDSSVQGPPPQVGQVTGAKKRKLGSVRRFKQDEAQQEQGQVVNGTSEKPGNEKTDSAQGETGDRTKGEGGANRCITKIIKPVRYHATMTDDVQQVSITFRALRSDGQEVLVDDKELKSTNPLVLINYYEQHLRYSPTA, from the coding sequence ATGGGTCGAGGCAAAAAGGATCCCTGGGCGGCGCGCGGATCCGTCGATCcagtggaggaggaggaggcggcagcgGTGATGGAGgttgaagaggaggaggaagtcAAGGGAGACGAAGAGGAGGAGTGGAATCACGAGGAGGatgaggcggaggaggaggaagatgagtgggaacaggaggaggaggaggaggctgatgAGGCCTCGGCGGAGGAGCAGCCGGAGGAGCAGCGGTCGCCGCCCAAGCTGGCGGAGGGATACTACGAGATCGAGaccatccgccgccgccgccgccgccagaaCCAGGTACAGTACCTCGTCAAATGGCGTGGGTGGCCGGAGAGCGCCAACACATGGGAGCCTGAAGAAAACCTCAAGGCCTGCTCTGATTTTGTTGAAGCCTTTGAGAAGCGGCAGCAACCAAGGTCCTATGGCAAGCGCAAGCGCAAGCGCAAGATCTCCACTGCTCCGGTGGTAAGTCCCAACCCTTCTTCTCAGGGTAGAAGGGGCCGCCCACGGCGTTCAGATCCTCGGTCTCTGTCCCAACGTCCTCTCCCGGAGCGCAAGATATTGCCTCCCAGAGCAAGCAGCAGGAGAGGTACTGATAACAGCAACAGGAACTTGGTTGCGGGCTCTGATGCATCAGTGAACGTGGCTCCTCAGCAAATGCTTGGACAAGGTGCCACACAGGAGGGCAGCTCAAATGTGCTCTCGGTTGGCCTGCCGTCTGTTGTGGTTCATCAACAGGATGAACATCAGCCTGCGAGTGGTGTGTCAAAGGTTGATAGTTCAGTACAGGGACCCCCACCTCAGGTTGGCCAGGTGACAGGTgccaagaagcgcaagcttgggTCTGTCAGGAGGTTCAAGCAGGATGAGGCGCAGCAGGAGCAAGGGCAAGTCGTCAATGGCACAAGTGAGAAGCCTGGCAATGAGAAAACTGATTCCGCACAAGGAGAAACGGGTGATAGGACCAAGGGAGAGGGCGGTGCTAACCGTTGCATCACTAAGATCATCAAGCCAGTGCGGTATCATGCCACCATGACAGATGACGTGCAGCAGGTTTCCATAACATTCAGAGCACTCAGGTCTGATGGGCAGGAGGTTCTTGTGGATGACAAGGAATTGAAGTCTACAAACCCGTTGGTGCTGATAAACTACTACGAGCAGCACCTGCGTTACAGTCCCACCGCGTGA